In Mycobacterium sp. ITM-2016-00317, the genomic window TTACCGCTGCGGCGACGACGATCGCGAGAACCCGGGACACGATCCGGAGCCGGCGGGTCACCGTCGCGGTTCCCACCGGAACAGCGTCGCGGCCAGCACGGTCGCCGCCGCCACCCAGGCCAGCGTCGGCACCAGCAGCAACGCGGATTCCGTCACGGGCACGCCTCCGTTCCACGCGTCGAGGATCATCTCGGTCGCGGCGCCCCCGGGCAGCAGCCGCTTGAGCACCGCCATGTCCTCGGTTCCGGTGATGCCAACCCAGCTCGCCACCGCGATGATTCCCAGACTCAACGGCAAGGTGGTGACCTGCGCGTGTTCGGGTGACCGGGTGACCCCTGCAGTGGCCACGCCCAGGGCGAGCATCATCGCCGACGTCGAAATCACGGCCGCCGCCAGCAGCGGTACGTCCGAAGGCGCACCGCTGATCGCGGCGAACACCGCCAGGATGACGGTCACCTGCAGCAGCGAGATCACGGCGACGGGCAGCATCAGCCCGCCGAGGATCGCCGGGTCCCCGGCCGCGGTCGAACGCAGCCGCTTCA contains:
- a CDS encoding ABC transporter permease — translated: MLTIAGSELRQLLRNRAVLVTSVLMPVAVSAFFIHYRDLFASIGSLGYIGAVIVFTIGAFTLYAATVTTLAARRQSLFLKRLRSTAAGDPAILGGLMLPVAVISLLQVTVILAVFAAISGAPSDVPLLAAAVISTSAMMLALGVATAGVTRSPEHAQVTTLPLSLGIIAVASWVGITGTEDMAVLKRLLPGGAATEMILDAWNGGVPVTESALLLVPTLAWVAAATVLAATLFRWEPRR